One window of Streptomyces sp. FIT100 genomic DNA carries:
- a CDS encoding Pro-rich N-terminal domain-containing protein, with protein sequence MQHAGGAPLPPNGPGAAAWEAQHSGQPGPPPPQGWAGPGPHQTPVPPSGPHQAPVPPGPHHQAPVPQSGPHQAPVPPQGPHQTPMPPSPDTTGHVQLPPGGPVPLPIPTAPPAESGTGSATLAVLLIGPAGAGKTTVARHWASSRRVPTAHVSLDDVREWVCSGFADPQSGWNDQSEAQYRLARRTCGFAARNFLANGISCILDDAVFPDRPVVGLGGWKRHVGPGLLPVVLLPGLEIVLERNAERSGNRRLSDEEVAGIHGRMAGWYGSGLPIIDNSKYDVETTARILDDVLARALTSPPAW encoded by the coding sequence ATGCAGCACGCAGGAGGGGCTCCGCTGCCGCCCAACGGACCGGGCGCCGCCGCATGGGAGGCGCAGCACTCCGGACAGCCGGGCCCGCCGCCCCCGCAGGGCTGGGCCGGCCCCGGCCCGCATCAGACGCCGGTGCCTCCGTCGGGCCCGCATCAGGCTCCCGTGCCGCCGGGCCCGCACCACCAGGCGCCGGTGCCGCAGTCGGGCCCGCATCAGGCTCCCGTGCCGCCGCAGGGCCCGCATCAAACGCCCATGCCCCCCTCGCCCGACACGACGGGGCATGTGCAACTGCCTCCTGGCGGCCCCGTCCCGCTGCCGATACCCACCGCGCCGCCCGCCGAGAGCGGTACGGGCTCCGCCACCCTCGCCGTGCTGCTGATAGGCCCGGCAGGCGCGGGCAAGACCACCGTGGCCCGCCACTGGGCGAGCAGCCGCCGAGTCCCCACCGCCCACGTCAGCCTCGACGACGTCCGCGAATGGGTCTGCTCCGGCTTCGCCGACCCCCAGTCCGGCTGGAACGACCAGTCCGAGGCCCAGTACCGCCTCGCCCGCCGCACCTGCGGCTTCGCCGCGCGCAACTTCCTGGCCAACGGCATCTCCTGCATCCTCGACGACGCCGTCTTCCCCGACCGCCCCGTCGTCGGCCTCGGCGGCTGGAAGCGCCACGTGGGCCCCGGCCTGCTGCCCGTCGTCCTTCTGCCCGGCCTTGAGATCGTCCTCGAACGCAACGCCGAACGCAGCGGCAACCGGCGCCTCTCCGACGAGGAGGTCGCCGGCATCCACGGCCGGATGGCCGGCTGGTACGGCTCGGGCCTCCCGATCATCGACAACTCCAAGTACGACGTCGAGACGACGGCCCGCATCCTCGACGACGTCCTCGCGCGCGCCCTCACGAGCCCTCCGGCCTGGTAG
- the aroQ gene encoding type II 3-dehydroquinate dehydratase — MSGRRVLVLNGPNLGRLGSREPDVYGSTSYAGLVDACRTLGKELGLDVDVRETNDEGELIRWLHEAADGSIPVVLNPGAFTHYSYAMRDAAAQRTAPLIEVHISNPYTREEFRHTSVVAAVATGTVAGFGIGSYRLALRALAEELTG; from the coding sequence ATGAGCGGTCGCCGCGTCCTCGTGCTGAACGGGCCCAACCTCGGGCGCCTCGGCTCGCGCGAGCCCGACGTCTACGGCTCCACGTCCTACGCCGGTCTGGTCGACGCCTGCCGCACCCTGGGCAAGGAGCTCGGCCTCGACGTCGACGTGCGGGAGACGAACGACGAGGGCGAGCTGATCCGCTGGCTCCACGAGGCGGCGGACGGTTCAATTCCGGTCGTTCTCAACCCCGGTGCGTTCACGCACTACTCGTACGCCATGCGCGACGCGGCCGCCCAGCGGACCGCGCCGCTCATCGAGGTGCACATCTCGAATCCGTACACGCGCGAGGAGTTCCGCCACACTTCGGTGGTCGCTGCGGTCGCCACCGGAACGGTCGCGGGCTTCGGGATCGGCTCGTACCGCCTGGCCCTGCGGGCGCTGGCCGAGGAACTCACCGGCTGA
- the aroB gene encoding 3-dehydroquinate synthase produces MNGPRVVLIGPMGVGKSTVGALLAERLGTVYRDTDADIVAAEGREISDIFIEDGEAHFRELERAAVRTAVAEHTGVLALGGGAILDEGTRELLSGLPVVYLSMDVEEAVRRVGLNTARPLLAVNPRRQWRELMEARRHLYTDAARAVVATDDRTPEEVAQAVLDALEELHVPGDDPRTPGQEETMTEQAVTRIQVGGTAGTDPYEVLVGRQLLGELPGLIGTRAQRVAVIHPEALAGTGEAVREDLAGQGYEAVAIQVPNAEEAKTAEVAAYCWKALGQTGFTRTDVIVGVGGGATTDLAGFVAASWLRGVRWIAVPTTVLAMVDAAVGGKTGINTAEGKNLVGAFHPPAGVLCDLGALDSLPVHDYVSGMAEVIKAGFIADPAILDLVEADPEGARTPTGPHTAELIERSIRVKAEVVSSDLKESGLREILNYGHTLAHAIEKNERYKWRHGAAVSVGMVFAAELGRLAGRLDDATADRHRTVLESVGLPLTYRGDQWPKLLETMKVDKKSRGNLLRFIVLDGLAKPTVLEGPDPAVLLAAFGEVSA; encoded by the coding sequence GTGAACGGTCCACGCGTCGTACTGATCGGGCCGATGGGCGTCGGGAAGTCCACCGTCGGCGCCCTCCTCGCCGAGCGCCTCGGCACCGTCTACCGGGACACCGACGCCGACATCGTCGCCGCCGAGGGCCGCGAGATCTCCGACATCTTCATCGAGGACGGCGAGGCGCACTTCCGCGAGCTGGAGCGCGCCGCCGTACGGACCGCCGTGGCCGAGCACACCGGCGTACTGGCCCTCGGGGGCGGTGCGATCCTCGACGAGGGCACCCGCGAGCTGCTGTCCGGGCTGCCCGTCGTCTATCTCTCGATGGACGTCGAGGAGGCCGTGCGCCGCGTCGGCCTGAACACCGCCCGTCCGCTGCTCGCCGTCAACCCGCGCCGCCAGTGGCGCGAGCTGATGGAGGCCCGCCGCCACCTCTACACCGACGCCGCCCGGGCCGTCGTCGCCACCGACGACCGCACCCCCGAAGAGGTCGCCCAGGCGGTCCTCGACGCACTCGAAGAACTGCATGTCCCGGGGGACGACCCCCGGACCCCCGGCCAGGAAGAGACCATGACCGAGCAGGCAGTCACCCGTATCCAGGTCGGCGGCACCGCGGGCACCGACCCCTACGAGGTGCTCGTCGGCCGGCAGCTGCTCGGCGAGCTCCCCGGTCTGATCGGTACGAGGGCCCAGCGCGTCGCCGTCATCCACCCCGAGGCGCTCGCCGGGACCGGTGAGGCGGTCCGCGAGGACCTCGCCGGCCAGGGCTACGAGGCCGTCGCCATCCAGGTGCCGAACGCCGAGGAGGCCAAGACCGCGGAGGTCGCGGCGTACTGCTGGAAGGCGCTCGGCCAGACCGGCTTCACCCGTACCGACGTCATCGTGGGCGTCGGCGGAGGGGCGACCACCGACCTGGCCGGCTTCGTCGCGGCGTCGTGGCTGCGGGGGGTGCGCTGGATCGCCGTGCCGACGACCGTCCTCGCCATGGTCGACGCGGCCGTCGGCGGCAAGACCGGCATCAACACCGCCGAGGGCAAGAACCTCGTCGGCGCCTTCCACCCGCCGGCCGGAGTCCTGTGCGACCTCGGCGCGCTGGACTCCCTCCCCGTCCACGACTACGTCAGCGGTATGGCCGAGGTCATCAAGGCCGGCTTCATCGCCGACCCGGCCATCCTCGACCTCGTCGAGGCGGACCCGGAGGGAGCCCGCACGCCGACGGGGCCGCACACCGCCGAGCTGATCGAGCGCTCCATCCGGGTCAAGGCCGAGGTCGTCTCCAGCGACCTCAAGGAGTCGGGCCTGCGGGAGATCCTCAACTACGGGCACACGCTGGCGCACGCCATCGAGAAGAACGAGCGCTACAAGTGGCGGCATGGCGCCGCCGTCTCCGTCGGCATGGTCTTCGCGGCCGAACTCGGGCGTCTCGCCGGACGGTTGGACGACGCCACCGCCGACCGGCACCGCACGGTCCTGGAATCGGTCGGGCTGCCGCTGACGTACCGCGGCGACCAGTGGCCCAAGCTGCTGGAGACCATGAAGGTCGACAAGAAGTCCCGCGGCAACCTGCTGCGCTTCATCGTCCTCGACGGACTCGCCAAGCCGACCGTGCTGGAGGGTCCCGACCCGGCGGTGCTGCTGGCGGCGTTCGGCGAGGTGTCGGCATGA
- the aroC gene encoding chorismate synthase: MSRLRWLTAGESHGPALVATLEGLPAGVPVTTDMVADHLARRRLGYGRGARMKFERDEITFLGGVRHGLTMGSPVAIMVGNTEWPKWEKVMAADPVDPAELAELARNAPLTRPRPGHADLAGMQKYGFDEARPVLERASARETAARVALGAVARSYLKETAGIEIVSHVVELAAAKAPYGVLPTPADVEKLDADPVRCFDTDASKAMVAEIDQAHRDGDTLGGVVEVLAYGVPVGLGSHVHWDRRLDARLAAALMGIQAIKGVEVGDGFDLARVPGSKAHDEIVATEDGIKRTSGRSGGTEGGLTTGELLRVRAAMKPIATVPRALRTVDVVTGEAVAAHHQRSDVCAVPAAGIVAEAMVALVLADAVAEKFGGDSVEETRRNVQSYLDNLAIR; this comes from the coding sequence TTGAGCAGGTTGCGCTGGCTGACCGCGGGGGAGTCGCACGGACCCGCACTGGTGGCGACGCTGGAGGGTCTTCCCGCCGGTGTCCCGGTCACCACGGACATGGTGGCGGACCACCTCGCCCGGCGGCGCCTCGGCTATGGACGCGGTGCGCGCATGAAGTTCGAGCGTGACGAGATCACCTTCCTGGGTGGTGTGCGGCACGGCCTCACCATGGGCTCACCCGTCGCGATCATGGTCGGCAACACCGAGTGGCCCAAGTGGGAGAAGGTCATGGCGGCCGACCCGGTCGACCCGGCCGAGCTCGCCGAACTGGCCCGCAACGCCCCGCTGACCCGTCCCCGCCCCGGCCACGCCGACCTCGCCGGCATGCAGAAGTACGGCTTCGACGAGGCCCGCCCGGTCCTGGAGCGCGCCAGCGCCCGGGAGACCGCGGCCCGCGTCGCTCTCGGCGCCGTCGCCCGCTCCTACCTCAAGGAGACCGCCGGCATCGAGATCGTCTCCCACGTCGTCGAGCTCGCCGCCGCCAAGGCCCCCTACGGCGTCCTCCCGACCCCGGCCGACGTCGAGAAGCTCGACGCCGACCCGGTCCGCTGCTTCGACACCGACGCCTCGAAGGCGATGGTCGCCGAGATCGACCAGGCCCACAGGGACGGCGACACCCTCGGCGGCGTCGTCGAGGTCCTCGCCTACGGAGTCCCCGTCGGCCTCGGCTCGCACGTCCACTGGGACCGCCGCCTGGACGCCCGGCTGGCCGCCGCCCTCATGGGCATCCAGGCCATCAAGGGCGTCGAGGTCGGCGACGGCTTCGATCTCGCCCGGGTGCCCGGCTCCAAGGCGCACGACGAGATCGTCGCGACCGAGGACGGCATCAAGCGCACCTCCGGCCGCTCCGGCGGCACCGAGGGCGGCCTCACCACCGGTGAGCTGCTGCGCGTACGGGCCGCGATGAAGCCCATCGCGACCGTGCCCCGGGCGCTGCGGACCGTCGACGTCGTCACCGGTGAGGCCGTCGCCGCGCACCACCAGCGCTCCGACGTCTGCGCCGTGCCGGCCGCCGGCATCGTCGCCGAGGCCATGGTCGCGCTCGTCCTCGCCGACGCCGTCGCCGAGAAGTTCGGCGGCGACAGTGTCGAGGAGACCCGGCGCAACGTGCAGTCGTACCTCGACAACCTGGCCATCCGGTGA
- a CDS encoding shikimate dehydrogenase, with protein sequence MHSRASTEVRRAAVLGSPIAHSLSPVLHRAAYAALGLGTWSYERFEVDETELPAFLERLDPAFAGLSLTMPLKRAVIPLLDGISDTAAAVEAVNTVVIGEDGRRTGDNTDIPGMVAALRERGVEKVEYAAVLGAGATASSALAALSRICTGPVTAYVRTHTRANEMRGWGERLGVEVHTADWAEAGHAFDAPLVVATTPAGATDALVPYVPERPGTLFDVLYDPWPTPLAAAWAEEGGAVVGGLDLLVHQAVLQVEQMTGVTPAPLAAMRAAGEQALSER encoded by the coding sequence ATGCACAGCAGGGCATCGACTGAGGTGCGCCGGGCAGCGGTCCTCGGATCGCCCATCGCGCACTCGCTCTCCCCGGTCCTGCACCGGGCCGCCTATGCGGCGCTCGGCCTCGGCACCTGGTCGTACGAGCGCTTCGAGGTGGACGAGACGGAGCTGCCCGCCTTCCTGGAGCGGCTGGACCCCGCCTTCGCCGGACTGTCGCTGACCATGCCGCTCAAGCGGGCGGTCATCCCGCTGCTCGACGGCATCAGCGATACGGCGGCCGCCGTCGAGGCCGTCAACACCGTCGTCATCGGCGAGGACGGCCGCCGCACCGGCGACAACACGGACATCCCCGGGATGGTCGCCGCACTGCGCGAGCGCGGCGTCGAGAAGGTCGAGTACGCGGCCGTCCTCGGCGCCGGCGCGACCGCCTCCTCGGCGCTCGCCGCCCTCTCCCGGATCTGCACCGGCCCGGTCACCGCGTACGTACGCACGCACACCCGTGCCAACGAGATGCGCGGCTGGGGCGAGCGGCTCGGCGTCGAGGTGCACACCGCCGACTGGGCCGAGGCGGGCCATGCCTTCGACGCCCCGCTGGTCGTCGCCACCACCCCGGCCGGGGCCACGGACGCCCTCGTCCCGTACGTCCCCGAGCGCCCCGGCACCCTCTTCGACGTGCTCTACGACCCCTGGCCGACCCCGCTGGCGGCGGCCTGGGCCGAGGAGGGCGGGGCCGTCGTGGGCGGCCTCGACCTGCTGGTGCACCAGGCGGTGCTCCAGGTGGAACAGATGACCGGCGTCACCCCGGCCCCGCTGGCCGCGATGCGCGCCGCCGGCGAGCAGGCCCTGTCCGAACGGTGA
- the mltG gene encoding endolytic transglycosylase MltG has translation MTEYGRSPGSEPWHPEDPLYGDQGWRGQQGQPGPAAPYGAQQYQPQQPPQQQYGGDYQDPNQQQYGGQGHPQQYADPHYAPQQQYGEQQYATGSWDTGQQYATGGWDTGQQPVMPYDPGPGAPYGGQTPDLYGTPDAYPPPQPPGHRAAPGEQRGRRREPEPATDWDAEPEEENHPFFTGADGDGGDSDGYDDEPEAARGGGGRDGRGRPKKQKKGRSGMACLIVAVVLAGGVGGAGYVGYQFWQDKFGAAPDFAGQGSGSVQVEIPQGATGAAIGNLLKDAGVVKSVDAFVAAQLRNPNGDKIQAGVYDLKKEMSAASAVELLLGTQSRNSLIIPEGKRNAWIYEQIDTKLGLDAGTTKKVAEDQAEDLGLPEWATGHPEVKDPLEGFLFPASYPVKKGAKPEDVLAGMVTRANEEYTKANVVGKAKSLGLEGPWELVTVASLVQAEGKTKDDYRKMAEVVYNRLKPTNTETNQLLQFDSAFNYLRGESEIEISESEINSNKDPYNTYTRKGLTPGPIGNPGAVALNASMSPTKDGWMYFVATDGKHRTEFAKTHAQFQELKDKFNAQQGID, from the coding sequence ATGACTGAGTATGGCCGGAGCCCCGGCTCCGAACCGTGGCATCCCGAGGACCCGCTCTACGGGGACCAGGGATGGAGAGGCCAGCAGGGTCAGCCCGGCCCCGCCGCGCCCTACGGTGCCCAGCAGTACCAGCCGCAGCAGCCCCCGCAGCAGCAGTACGGCGGCGACTACCAGGACCCGAACCAGCAGCAGTACGGCGGCCAGGGCCACCCGCAGCAGTACGCCGACCCGCACTACGCGCCCCAGCAGCAGTACGGCGAGCAGCAGTACGCCACCGGCAGCTGGGACACCGGCCAGCAGTACGCCACCGGCGGCTGGGACACCGGCCAGCAGCCCGTGATGCCGTACGACCCCGGTCCCGGCGCCCCCTACGGCGGCCAGACACCCGACCTCTACGGCACCCCCGACGCCTATCCGCCGCCCCAGCCGCCCGGCCACCGGGCCGCACCGGGTGAGCAGCGCGGCCGTCGCCGCGAGCCCGAGCCGGCGACCGACTGGGACGCGGAGCCGGAGGAGGAGAACCACCCGTTCTTCACCGGCGCCGACGGCGACGGCGGCGACAGCGACGGGTACGACGACGAGCCCGAGGCCGCCCGGGGCGGCGGGGGCCGCGACGGCCGCGGCAGGCCCAAGAAGCAGAAGAAGGGCCGCAGCGGCATGGCCTGCCTCATCGTCGCCGTGGTCCTCGCGGGCGGCGTCGGTGGCGCCGGATATGTCGGATACCAGTTCTGGCAGGACAAGTTCGGCGCGGCCCCCGACTTCGCGGGGCAGGGCAGCGGCAGCGTCCAGGTCGAGATCCCCCAGGGTGCGACCGGTGCCGCCATCGGCAATCTCCTCAAGGACGCCGGCGTCGTGAAGAGCGTCGACGCCTTCGTCGCCGCACAGCTGCGGAACCCCAACGGGGACAAGATCCAGGCGGGCGTCTACGACCTGAAGAAGGAAATGTCCGCCGCCAGTGCGGTAGAGCTGCTGCTCGGCACGCAGAGCCGCAATTCCCTGATCATTCCCGAAGGCAAGCGGAACGCCTGGATCTACGAACAGATCGACACCAAGCTCGGACTCGACGCTGGCACCACCAAGAAGGTCGCGGAGGACCAGGCGGAGGACCTCGGCCTGCCGGAATGGGCCACCGGTCACCCCGAGGTCAAGGACCCGCTCGAAGGATTCCTCTTCCCGGCCAGCTATCCCGTCAAGAAGGGCGCCAAGCCCGAGGACGTCCTCGCCGGCATGGTCACCCGTGCCAACGAGGAGTACACCAAGGCCAACGTGGTGGGCAAGGCCAAGTCCCTTGGCCTGGAAGGTCCTTGGGAGCTGGTCACGGTCGCCAGCCTGGTGCAGGCCGAGGGCAAGACGAAGGACGACTACCGGAAGATGGCCGAGGTGGTCTACAACCGCCTCAAGCCCACCAACACGGAAACCAACCAGCTGCTCCAGTTCGACTCCGCCTTCAATTACCTGCGCGGCGAGAGCGAAATCGAGATCAGCGAGTCCGAGATCAACAGCAACAAGGACCCGTACAACACGTATACGCGGAAGGGCCTCACCCCCGGGCCCATCGGCAATCCCGGCGCCGTGGCGCTGAACGCGTCCATGAGTCCGACCAAGGACGGCTGGATGTATTTCGTGGCGACCGACGGAAAGCACCGCACCGAATTCGCCAAGACACACGCCCAGTTCCAGGAACTGAAGGACAAGTTCAATGCACAGCAGGGCATCGACTGA
- the ruvX gene encoding Holliday junction resolvase RuvX has translation MRRGRRLAIDVGDARIGVASCDPDGVLATPVETVPGRDVPAAHRRLRQLVEEYEPIEVVVGLPRSLSGGEGPAAAKVRVFAQELARGVAPVPVRLVDERMTTVTAGQGLRASGVKSRKGRSVIDQAAAVIILQNALESERVSGNPPGESVEVVI, from the coding sequence ATGCGCAGGGGACGTCGGCTCGCGATCGACGTCGGGGACGCCCGGATCGGGGTCGCCTCGTGCGACCCCGACGGGGTCCTCGCCACACCGGTGGAGACCGTGCCGGGACGTGACGTCCCGGCCGCCCACCGGCGGCTGAGGCAGCTCGTGGAGGAGTACGAACCGATCGAGGTCGTCGTCGGTCTGCCGCGCTCGCTCAGCGGCGGTGAGGGTCCGGCGGCGGCCAAGGTCCGTGTCTTCGCCCAGGAGCTCGCCCGCGGCGTCGCACCGGTGCCGGTGCGGCTCGTGGACGAGAGGATGACCACAGTCACGGCCGGCCAGGGGCTCCGCGCCTCGGGCGTGAAGTCCAGAAAGGGCAGGTCTGTCATCGACCAGGCGGCCGCTGTGATCATCCTTCAGAACGCTCTTGAGTCCGAACGGGTATCGGGTAATCCTCCCGGCGAGAGCGTCGAAGTGGTCATCTGA
- the alaS gene encoding alanine--tRNA ligase, whose protein sequence is MESAEIRRRWLSFFEERGHTVVPSASLIADDPTLLLVPAGMVPFKPYFLGEVKPPYPRATSVQKCVRTPDIEEVGKTTRHGTFFQMCGNFSFGDYFKEGAIKLAWELLTSPVADGGYGLEPEKLWITVYLDDDEAERIWREVVGVPAERIQRLGKKDNFWSMGVPGPCGPCSEINYDRGPEFGAEGGPAVNDERYVEIWNLVFMQYERGEGTGKEDFEILGDLPSKNIDTGLGLERLAMILQGVRNMYETDTLRVVMDKATELTGVRYGATDAGDVSLRVVADHLRTSVMLIGDGVTPGNEGRGYVLRRIMRRAIRNMRMLGATEPVVGALVDVVIKTMGQQYPELETDRKRIETVALAEETRFLKTLNAGTNVLDGAVTDARSAGSTVLSGDKAFLLHDTWGFPIDLTLEMAAEQGLSVDQDGFRRLMKEQRERAKADAKAKKTGHADLSAYREVADTAGSTEFTGYGHTEGESTIVGLLVDGVPSPAASEGDEVEVVLDRTPFYAEGGGQLADQGRIRLDTGAVIEIRDVQQPVPGVSVHKGSVQVGEVTVGASAHAAIDVKRRRAIARAHSATHLTHQALRDALGPTAAQAGSENSPGRFRFDFGSPSAVPGTVLSDVEQKINEVLARELDVQAEVMSIDEAKKQGAIAEFGEKYGERVRVVTIGDFSKELCGGTHVHNTAQLGLVKLLGESSIGSGVRRIEALVGVDAYNFLAREHTVVAQLQELVKGRSEELPEKIAAMLGKLKDAEKEIEKFRAEKVLQAAAGLAESAKDIRGTALVTGQVPDGTSADDLRKLVLDVRGRIPGDRPAVVALFTTANGRPLTVIATNEAARERGLKAGELVRTAAKTLGGGGGGKPDVAQGGGQNPAAIGDAIDAVERLVADVS, encoded by the coding sequence ATGGAGTCGGCTGAAATCCGCCGCCGCTGGCTGAGCTTCTTCGAGGAGCGCGGGCACACCGTCGTGCCTTCGGCGTCGCTCATCGCGGACGACCCGACTCTGCTCCTGGTCCCCGCGGGCATGGTCCCCTTCAAGCCGTACTTCCTGGGCGAGGTCAAGCCGCCGTACCCGCGCGCCACCAGTGTGCAGAAGTGCGTGCGCACGCCCGACATCGAAGAGGTCGGCAAGACCACCCGCCACGGCACGTTCTTCCAGATGTGCGGCAACTTCTCCTTCGGCGACTACTTCAAGGAAGGCGCCATCAAGCTCGCCTGGGAGCTGCTCACCTCCCCGGTGGCGGACGGCGGCTACGGTCTCGAGCCGGAGAAGCTCTGGATCACCGTCTACCTCGACGACGACGAGGCCGAGCGCATCTGGCGCGAGGTCGTGGGCGTCCCCGCCGAGCGCATCCAGCGCCTCGGCAAGAAGGACAACTTCTGGTCCATGGGCGTCCCCGGCCCCTGCGGCCCGTGCTCGGAGATCAACTACGACCGCGGCCCGGAGTTCGGCGCCGAGGGCGGCCCCGCCGTCAACGACGAGCGCTACGTGGAGATCTGGAACCTGGTCTTCATGCAGTACGAGCGCGGCGAGGGCACCGGCAAGGAGGACTTCGAGATCCTCGGCGACCTGCCGAGCAAGAACATCGACACCGGTCTCGGACTCGAACGCCTCGCCATGATCCTCCAGGGCGTTCGCAACATGTACGAGACCGACACCCTGCGCGTCGTCATGGACAAGGCCACCGAGCTCACCGGCGTCCGCTACGGCGCCACCGATGCCGGCGACGTCTCCCTGCGCGTCGTCGCCGACCATCTGCGCACGTCCGTGATGCTCATCGGCGACGGAGTCACCCCCGGCAACGAGGGCCGCGGCTATGTGCTGCGCCGCATCATGCGCCGCGCCATCCGCAACATGCGCATGCTCGGTGCCACCGAGCCGGTCGTCGGCGCCCTCGTCGACGTGGTCATCAAGACCATGGGCCAGCAGTACCCGGAGCTGGAGACCGACCGCAAGCGCATCGAGACCGTCGCCCTCGCCGAGGAGACCCGCTTCCTCAAGACGCTGAACGCCGGGACGAACGTCCTGGACGGCGCCGTCACCGACGCCAGGAGCGCCGGCTCGACCGTCCTCTCCGGCGACAAGGCCTTCCTGCTCCACGACACCTGGGGCTTCCCGATCGACCTGACCCTGGAGATGGCCGCCGAGCAGGGCCTGAGCGTAGACCAGGACGGCTTCCGCCGGCTGATGAAGGAGCAGCGGGAGCGGGCCAAGGCCGATGCCAAGGCCAAGAAGACCGGCCACGCCGACCTCTCCGCCTACCGCGAGGTCGCCGACACCGCCGGCTCGACCGAGTTCACGGGATACGGCCACACCGAAGGCGAGTCGACCATCGTCGGACTGCTCGTCGACGGCGTCCCGTCGCCGGCCGCCTCCGAGGGCGACGAGGTCGAGGTCGTCCTCGACCGCACACCGTTCTACGCCGAGGGCGGCGGCCAGCTCGCCGACCAGGGCCGGATCAGGCTCGACACCGGTGCCGTCATCGAGATCCGCGACGTCCAGCAGCCCGTGCCCGGCGTCTCCGTGCACAAGGGCTCGGTGCAGGTCGGCGAGGTGACCGTGGGCGCCTCCGCCCACGCCGCCATCGACGTCAAGCGCCGCCGCGCCATCGCCCGCGCCCACAGCGCCACCCACCTCACCCACCAGGCGCTGCGCGACGCCCTCGGCCCGACGGCCGCCCAGGCCGGCTCCGAGAACTCCCCGGGCCGCTTCCGCTTCGACTTCGGCTCGCCGTCCGCCGTCCCCGGCACGGTCCTCAGCGACGTCGAGCAGAAGATCAACGAGGTCCTCGCCCGCGAGCTCGACGTCCAGGCCGAGGTCATGAGCATCGACGAGGCCAAGAAGCAGGGCGCCATCGCCGAGTTCGGCGAGAAGTACGGCGAGCGGGTCCGTGTCGTCACCATCGGCGACTTCTCCAAGGAGCTCTGCGGCGGCACGCACGTGCACAACACCGCCCAGCTGGGCCTGGTGAAGCTGCTCGGCGAGTCGTCGATCGGCTCGGGCGTGCGCCGTATCGAGGCCCTCGTCGGCGTCGACGCGTACAACTTCCTCGCCAGGGAGCACACGGTCGTCGCCCAGCTCCAGGAGCTGGTCAAGGGCCGCTCCGAGGAGCTGCCGGAGAAGATCGCCGCCATGCTCGGCAAGCTGAAGGACGCCGAGAAGGAGATCGAGAAGTTCCGCGCGGAGAAGGTCCTCCAGGCCGCCGCCGGGCTCGCCGAGTCCGCCAAGGACATCCGCGGCACGGCGCTGGTCACCGGCCAGGTCCCCGACGGCACCTCCGCCGACGACCTGCGCAAGCTCGTTCTCGACGTGCGCGGTCGCATCCCCGGTGACCGCCCGGCCGTCGTGGCCCTGTTCACGACCGCCAACGGCCGCCCGCTGACGGTCATCGCCACCAACGAGGCCGCCCGCGAGCGCGGCCTCAAGGCCGGCGAGCTGGTCCGTACGGCCGCCAAGACCCTCGGCGGCGGCGGTGGCGGCAAGCCGGACGTCGCCCAGGGCGGCGGCCAGAACCCGGCCGCGATCGGCGACGCCATCGACGCCGTCGAGCGCCTCGTCGCCGACGTCTCGTGA
- a CDS encoding DUF948 domain-containing protein has translation MTGGEVAGILVAVFWAILVSFLAVVLVRLAQTLRATTKLVADVTEQAVPLLADASATVRSAQTQLDRVDAIASDVQEVTSNASALSTTVASTFGGPLVKVAAFGYGVRRAMSRDKTDEPPARVRRTVVVGRTVPAPRRRKQKG, from the coding sequence GTGACCGGTGGAGAGGTTGCCGGGATCCTGGTGGCCGTGTTCTGGGCGATCCTGGTCTCCTTCCTCGCCGTGGTGCTGGTGAGGCTGGCCCAGACGCTCAGGGCGACCACCAAGCTGGTGGCGGACGTGACGGAGCAGGCCGTGCCCCTGCTGGCGGACGCCTCGGCGACCGTCCGATCCGCGCAGACCCAGCTCGACCGGGTTGACGCGATCGCCTCCGACGTCCAGGAGGTCACCTCCAACGCGTCGGCGCTGTCCACCACCGTCGCCTCGACCTTCGGGGGCCCGCTCGTCAAGGTCGCGGCCTTCGGCTACGGCGTCCGCCGGGCGATGAGCCGCGACAAGACCGACGAGCCGCCCGCGCGGGTCCGGCGCACCGTCGTCGTCGGCCGCACCGTGCCGGCACCCAGGCGCCGCAAGCAGAAGGGCTGA